A stretch of the Marivirga tractuosa DSM 4126 genome encodes the following:
- a CDS encoding response regulator transcription factor codes for MKKEYQLLLAEDEPSLGLILKESLESRGFKVDHCEDGEAAWKCYQAKEYDLLILDVMMPKLDGFSLAQKVRKADGYIPIIFLTAKSTTNDVVEGFEKGGNDYIKKPFSMEELIVRVKALLERKSNPIHQEWITIGKYLFHPGKQILKIEKDETYLTSKESEVLKELMMHQNELTDRSTILEKLWGSADFFNARSMDVYISKLRKKLEKDPELQILNIRGYGYKLICS; via the coding sequence ATGAAAAAGGAATATCAATTGTTATTAGCTGAAGATGAGCCCTCTTTAGGCTTGATATTGAAAGAAAGCCTGGAAAGTCGTGGCTTCAAAGTAGACCATTGTGAAGACGGGGAAGCGGCATGGAAGTGCTACCAAGCTAAAGAATACGATCTATTAATTCTCGATGTGATGATGCCCAAGCTTGATGGATTTAGCTTGGCCCAAAAAGTGCGCAAGGCAGATGGCTATATTCCTATTATTTTCCTCACTGCAAAATCAACCACTAATGATGTGGTAGAAGGCTTTGAAAAAGGTGGAAATGACTATATTAAAAAGCCTTTTAGTATGGAAGAGCTAATTGTGCGGGTCAAGGCATTATTGGAAAGAAAAAGTAATCCCATTCATCAAGAGTGGATTACAATTGGGAAATACCTATTTCATCCCGGTAAGCAAATCTTAAAAATTGAAAAGGACGAAACCTATTTAACCAGTAAAGAATCAGAAGTTTTAAAAGAACTTATGATGCATCAAAATGAGCTGACCGATCGCTCTACTATACTTGAAAAATTGTGGGGTTCAGCTGATTTCTTTAATGCCAGAAGTATGGATGTATACATTAGCAAATTGCGCAAAAAGCTTGAAAAGGATCCAGAACTTCAAATTTTGAATATTAGAGGC